The Aureimonas mangrovi genome includes a region encoding these proteins:
- the ctaD gene encoding cytochrome c oxidase subunit I — protein sequence MDLPGRIPTTAPPPRPDPIALHRELHEIWKTDKGFGRLAAVNHTIIGRRFIVAAFVFFAIGGILSMLIRAQLATPGSAFLGPDVYNQIFTMHGTVMMFLFAIPMFEGIAIYLLPKLLGARDLAFPRLTAYGFWCYVFGGSILIVALLAGVAPDSGWFMYTPLSSRVFSPGINSDVWLLGITFVEISAVAAAVEIVVTILTVRAPGMSLDKMPLLAWYILVTAGMMVVGFPPLILGSILLEVERAFDLPFFDPLRGGDSLLWQHLFWLFGHPEVYIIFLPAAGLLSTMIPALARREIVGYTWIVVAVIAVGFLSFGLWVHHMFTVGIPHLALAFFSAASAMVAIPTAVQIFAWLATLLDGRPRLSLPMLYIFGFFFIFVLGGLTGVMVAVVPFDWQVHDTHFVVAHLHYVLVGGFVFPMLAAAYYWMPHMTGRASSFGLGHTAFWLIFVGFNLTFFMMHLTGLRGMPRRIDTYPAEAGWTMLNLLSSVGGFLMTMGFVLFVVDMVVQIRFARRAPRNPWEAKTLEWAMPTPPPSYAFASLPHVQSREPLREAHDLGRRLAAGEGYLATPRNGWQETLGVHPVTGEIERILVLPRRTFLPLWTALATSTIFLTLLFGLYALTPIGFLVTLGFLLSWTRSEGQRVDYGFLPIGRGRSAKVAAETNGSPPVWAMGVTLIANAALFASLIFGVLFLWLVAPAWPPPEMMTSGRLLLVGLGLAALFSASAGRHAEALNRAGSPRRTVSLIGAIVGQCVALAVLAIVIAYHLPDPTAHAYGASTLALLAYAAMQAFVGLLLAGLSLQRCRSGKVADTRGAMMTIGRFWYDYTALTTLIVVALVIVLPMLVRMGPGA from the coding sequence ATGGACCTTCCCGGCCGGATCCCGACCACCGCGCCGCCGCCGCGCCCGGATCCGATCGCCCTGCACCGCGAGCTGCACGAGATCTGGAAGACCGACAAGGGTTTCGGGCGGCTCGCCGCCGTCAACCACACGATCATCGGCCGCCGCTTCATCGTCGCCGCCTTCGTGTTCTTCGCGATCGGCGGCATTCTCTCGATGCTGATCCGCGCGCAGCTCGCGACGCCCGGAAGCGCGTTCCTCGGGCCGGACGTCTACAACCAGATCTTCACCATGCACGGCACGGTGATGATGTTCCTCTTCGCGATTCCGATGTTCGAGGGCATCGCGATCTATCTCCTGCCCAAGCTCCTTGGCGCACGCGATCTCGCCTTCCCGCGGCTCACGGCCTACGGCTTCTGGTGCTATGTCTTCGGCGGCTCGATCCTGATCGTCGCGCTTCTGGCGGGCGTCGCGCCGGACAGCGGCTGGTTCATGTACACCCCGCTGTCCTCGCGGGTGTTCTCGCCCGGCATCAATTCGGACGTCTGGCTCCTCGGAATCACCTTCGTGGAGATTTCGGCGGTGGCCGCGGCGGTGGAAATTGTCGTCACCATCCTGACGGTTCGCGCGCCCGGCATGTCACTCGACAAGATGCCGCTCCTGGCGTGGTACATCCTTGTCACTGCCGGGATGATGGTCGTCGGCTTCCCGCCTCTGATCCTCGGCTCGATCCTGCTCGAGGTCGAGCGCGCCTTCGACCTGCCGTTCTTCGATCCGTTGCGCGGCGGGGATTCGCTGCTGTGGCAGCATCTTTTCTGGCTGTTCGGCCACCCGGAGGTCTACATCATCTTCCTGCCCGCGGCGGGGCTGCTCTCGACCATGATCCCGGCGCTCGCGAGGCGCGAGATCGTGGGCTACACATGGATCGTCGTCGCGGTCATCGCGGTCGGGTTCCTCTCCTTCGGACTGTGGGTCCACCACATGTTCACGGTGGGCATCCCGCATCTGGCACTCGCCTTCTTCTCCGCAGCCAGCGCGATGGTCGCGATCCCGACGGCGGTGCAGATCTTCGCCTGGCTCGCGACGCTCCTCGACGGGCGGCCGCGTCTGTCGCTGCCGATGCTCTACATCTTCGGCTTCTTCTTCATCTTCGTCCTCGGCGGGCTGACCGGCGTCATGGTCGCGGTGGTGCCGTTCGACTGGCAGGTCCACGACACGCATTTCGTGGTGGCTCATCTGCACTACGTCCTTGTCGGCGGCTTCGTCTTCCCGATGCTGGCTGCGGCCTATTACTGGATGCCGCACATGACCGGGCGCGCGTCCTCGTTCGGGCTCGGTCACACGGCCTTTTGGCTGATCTTCGTCGGCTTCAACCTGACGTTCTTCATGATGCACCTGACGGGGCTGCGCGGCATGCCCCGGCGCATCGACACCTACCCGGCGGAGGCCGGCTGGACTATGCTGAACCTCCTGTCGTCCGTCGGCGGCTTTCTGATGACGATGGGCTTCGTCCTTTTCGTTGTCGACATGGTGGTGCAGATCCGTTTCGCGCGCCGCGCGCCGCGCAATCCGTGGGAGGCGAAGACGCTGGAATGGGCGATGCCGACGCCGCCGCCCTCCTACGCCTTCGCCTCGCTGCCGCATGTGCAATCGCGCGAACCGCTGCGCGAAGCGCATGATCTCGGCCGCCGGCTCGCGGCCGGGGAGGGCTATCTGGCGACACCGCGCAACGGCTGGCAGGAGACGCTGGGCGTCCACCCGGTCACCGGAGAGATCGAGCGCATTCTCGTGCTGCCGCGGCGCACCTTCCTGCCGCTCTGGACGGCGCTCGCCACTTCGACGATCTTCCTGACGCTGCTCTTCGGCCTTTACGCGCTGACGCCGATCGGCTTCCTCGTCACGCTCGGCTTCCTCCTCTCGTGGACGCGCAGCGAGGGGCAGCGCGTCGACTACGGCTTTCTGCCGATCGGACGCGGGCGCAGCGCCAAGGTCGCGGCCGAGACGAACGGCTCTCCGCCTGTCTGGGCGATGGGAGTGACGCTGATCGCCAATGCCGCTCTCTTCGCCTCGCTGATCTTCGGGGTCCTGTTCCTTTGGCTGGTCGCGCCCGCCTGGCCGCCGCCGGAGATGATGACGAGCGGGCGCCTGCTGCTCGTCGGCCTGGGTCTCGCCGCACTCTTTTCGGCGAGCGCGGGACGTCACGCGGAGGCCCTGAACCGGGCCGGCTCGCCGCGCCGGACCGTTTCGCTGATAGGAGCGATCGTCGGGCAGTGTGTCGCGCTGGCGGTGCTCGCGATCGTCATCGCCTATCATTTGCCGGACCCGACGGCGCACGCCTATGGCGCATCCACTCTGGCGCTTCTCGCCTACGCTGCGATGCAGGCCTTCGTCGGCCTCCTCCTCGCCGGGCTTTCGCTCCAGCGCTGCCGGTCCGGCAAGGTCGCCGACACGCGCGGGGCGATGATGACGATCGGGCGCTTCTGGTACGACTACACGGCCCTCACAACGCTGATCGTCGTCGCTCTGGTCATCGTCCTGCCGATGCTGGTGCGCATGGGGCCCGGCGCATGA
- a CDS encoding choline ABC transporter substrate-binding protein encodes MPNFRTAPLAATALLATTLLASPALSQEADSCGTVRFADVGWTDITATTATASVVLEALGYTPQTSILALPVTFQSLANDDMDVFLGNWMPTMENDIAAYRDDGRIEVIRTNLEGAKYTLAVPRYLFEAGLNDFSKINDFREELGGRIYGIEPGNDGNRLILDMIEADQFGLAGFEVVESSEQGMLAQVSRAERAEQPIVFLGWEPHPMNSNFDIEYLPGGDDVFGPDLGGARVDTVTRAGFSQDCPNVGAFLANLEFTLQAENEIMGAILNDGAEPETAAREWLTANPETLDAWLQGVTTADGEPGLEAARAELGL; translated from the coding sequence TTGCCGAACTTCCGCACCGCCCCCCTCGCCGCCACGGCACTCCTTGCGACGACGCTTCTCGCCTCGCCCGCACTCTCACAGGAGGCAGACAGCTGCGGCACGGTGCGGTTCGCCGACGTCGGCTGGACCGACATCACCGCGACGACCGCGACGGCCTCCGTCGTTCTCGAGGCGCTCGGCTACACGCCGCAGACGAGCATCCTCGCGCTGCCCGTCACCTTCCAGTCGCTCGCCAACGACGACATGGACGTCTTCCTCGGCAACTGGATGCCGACGATGGAGAACGACATCGCGGCCTATCGCGACGATGGCCGGATCGAGGTGATCCGCACCAATCTCGAAGGCGCGAAATACACGCTGGCCGTGCCGCGCTACCTGTTCGAGGCAGGCCTGAACGACTTCTCCAAGATCAACGATTTCCGGGAAGAACTGGGCGGTCGCATCTACGGGATCGAGCCGGGCAACGACGGCAACCGGCTGATCCTCGACATGATCGAGGCGGACCAGTTCGGGCTTGCCGGCTTCGAGGTGGTGGAATCCTCCGAGCAGGGCATGCTCGCGCAGGTTTCGCGCGCCGAGCGCGCGGAGCAGCCGATCGTATTCCTCGGCTGGGAGCCCCATCCGATGAATTCGAACTTCGACATCGAGTATCTGCCAGGCGGCGACGATGTGTTCGGCCCCGACCTCGGCGGCGCGCGTGTCGACACCGTTACCCGCGCCGGCTTCTCGCAGGACTGCCCGAATGTCGGAGCCTTCCTTGCCAATCTCGAATTCACGCTTCAGGCGGAGAACGAGATCATGGGTGCGATCCTCAACGATGGCGCCGAACCTGAGACTGCCGCGCGCGAGTGGCTGACCGCCAATCCCGAAACGCTCGACGCCTGGCTGCAGGGCGTCACAACCGCCGACGGCGAGCCGGGGCTCGAGGCCGCGCGCGCCGAACTCGGGCTCTGA
- the betB gene encoding betaine-aldehyde dehydrogenase — translation MNTIDAKLVRQNSVSASEEQRRRQLIEATIAALGEIGFAASSLSEIAGRAGVAPSLVSHYFGDKDGLLEATMRYLAKRVGDAARTRLRDADGPRERIQAIIDANLAPEEFDAHTGGVWLAFWGQALHSARLRRVQDVYQGRTTSNLRQALRQLVGDDDARRIAIGIASLIDGLWLRASLSQDFSGSRAAEARRIATSFAELEIGAAKPRPVEAKPARPAVRSGAPRLTSHVGGRFVEAAGAETFETIDPATGEVLAEVAIAKEAEIDAAVAAAKKGQAVWGAMTGAKRGRILHRVVAIMRERNEELSLLETRDTGKPIQETLVADAASGADCLEYFAGLAAGLSGEQVDLGPSAFGYTRREPLGVVAGIGAWNYPIQIACWKAAPALAAGNAMIFKPAELTPLTAAKLAEIMTEAGVPDGVFNVVQGPASTGRLLSRHPEISKISLTGEVGTGKRVMADAASTLKQVTLELGGKSPLVVFDDASLDDAVGAAMLANFYSAGEICSNGTRVFVHEAVKAVFLEKLSERTRALIVGDPQDARTQIGALISEDHMRKVLSYLDIAKRDGARAIVQGGRVTEGALGKGFFVSPTIYEAGDEMRIAREEIFGPVMSVLSFRDEDEVIERANATEFGLAAGVFTRDMARAHRVIARLHAGTTWINAYNLTPIELPFGGVKRSGIGRENGRAALEAHTRVKSVYVNLGAVDAPY, via the coding sequence ATGAACACGATTGATGCCAAGCTCGTCCGCCAGAACTCCGTCTCTGCCAGCGAGGAGCAGCGACGCAGGCAGCTCATCGAGGCCACCATTGCTGCGTTGGGCGAAATCGGCTTCGCCGCCTCCAGCCTGTCCGAGATCGCGGGCAGGGCCGGCGTCGCGCCCAGCCTTGTCTCGCATTACTTCGGCGACAAGGACGGGCTTCTGGAAGCAACCATGCGCTACCTCGCAAAGCGGGTGGGCGACGCGGCGCGCACGCGCCTGCGGGATGCGGACGGTCCGCGCGAGCGGATCCAGGCGATCATTGACGCCAATCTCGCGCCGGAGGAGTTCGACGCGCACACGGGCGGCGTCTGGCTCGCCTTCTGGGGGCAGGCGCTGCATTCCGCGCGCCTGCGCCGCGTGCAGGACGTTTATCAGGGCCGCACGACCTCCAATCTGCGGCAAGCGCTACGCCAGCTCGTCGGCGACGACGATGCGCGGCGCATCGCGATCGGGATCGCGTCGCTGATCGACGGGCTCTGGCTGCGGGCCTCTCTCTCGCAGGACTTTTCCGGCTCGCGGGCCGCCGAAGCACGCCGCATCGCAACGAGCTTCGCCGAACTCGAGATCGGCGCCGCCAAGCCGCGCCCGGTCGAGGCGAAGCCTGCGCGCCCGGCCGTTCGTTCCGGCGCGCCGCGCCTGACGAGCCATGTCGGCGGACGCTTCGTCGAGGCCGCGGGTGCCGAAACCTTCGAGACGATCGACCCGGCAACCGGCGAGGTGCTGGCCGAGGTTGCCATCGCAAAGGAGGCGGAGATCGACGCCGCCGTCGCCGCCGCGAAAAAGGGCCAGGCCGTCTGGGGCGCGATGACGGGCGCCAAACGCGGGCGCATTCTCCACCGCGTCGTGGCGATCATGCGTGAGCGGAACGAGGAGCTGTCGCTTCTGGAGACGCGCGACACCGGCAAGCCGATTCAGGAGACGCTGGTCGCGGACGCCGCTTCGGGCGCGGACTGCCTGGAATATTTCGCCGGTCTCGCTGCCGGACTTTCCGGCGAGCAGGTCGACCTCGGCCCCTCTGCCTTCGGCTACACGCGCCGCGAGCCGCTCGGCGTGGTCGCGGGCATCGGCGCCTGGAACTACCCGATCCAGATCGCCTGCTGGAAGGCGGCGCCAGCGCTCGCCGCCGGCAATGCGATGATCTTCAAGCCCGCCGAACTCACGCCGCTGACCGCCGCGAAGCTCGCCGAGATCATGACGGAAGCCGGCGTGCCGGACGGCGTCTTCAACGTCGTGCAGGGGCCGGCCTCGACCGGGCGCCTTCTCTCGCGGCACCCGGAGATTTCCAAGATTTCTCTGACCGGCGAGGTCGGCACGGGCAAGCGTGTGATGGCGGACGCAGCCTCCACGCTGAAGCAGGTGACGCTGGAGCTCGGCGGCAAGTCGCCGCTCGTCGTGTTCGACGACGCCAGCCTCGACGATGCGGTGGGCGCGGCGATGCTCGCCAACTTCTATTCGGCCGGCGAGATCTGCTCGAACGGCACCCGCGTCTTCGTCCACGAGGCGGTGAAGGCAGTCTTCCTCGAAAAGCTCAGCGAGCGCACGCGCGCTCTGATCGTCGGTGATCCACAGGACGCGAGGACCCAGATCGGCGCGCTGATTTCCGAGGATCACATGCGCAAGGTGCTCTCCTATCTCGACATCGCGAAGCGCGACGGTGCGCGCGCGATCGTGCAGGGCGGGCGGGTCACCGAAGGGGCGCTCGGCAAGGGCTTTTTCGTCTCGCCGACGATCTACGAGGCGGGCGACGAAATGCGCATCGCGCGCGAGGAGATCTTCGGGCCGGTGATGAGCGTCCTGTCCTTCCGCGACGAGGACGAGGTGATCGAGCGCGCCAACGCCACCGAGTTCGGCCTCGCGGCCGGCGTCTTCACCCGCGACATGGCGCGCGCACACCGCGTCATCGCCAGGCTCCACGCGGGCACGACGTGGATCAACGCCTACAATCTGACGCCGATTGAGCTGCCCTTCGGCGGCGTGAAGCGCTCCGGCATCGGGCGTGAGAACGGCCGCGCGGCACTGGAAGCGCATACGCGCGTGAAGAGCGTCTACGTCAATCTCGGTGCCGTCGACGCCCCCTACTGA
- the betA gene encoding choline dehydrogenase, translated as MSEREFDYVIVGAGSAGCVLANRLSEDGKSTVLVLEYGGSDRSVLIQMPSALSIPMNMKKYNWGYTSEPEPYLGGRRMNLPRGKVLGGSSSINGMVYVRGAPQDFDRWEREGAAGWSYADVLPYFKKAENRATGGDDYRGHEGALHTSYGTMQNPLYQAFVDAAKEAGYPENPDYNGATQEGFGRMDMTVHRGRRWSTANAYLKPAMDRPNLEVATQAFVERVVFEGRRAVGVAYRHGGQEVIVKARREVILSAGSINTPKLLKLSGIGPAGELASHGIEIVADRPGVGENLQDHLEFYFQAACKEPITLFSAQSLVQKGRIGAQWLLMKSGLGATNHFESCGFIKSRPDVEHADIQYHFLPLAVTYDGKSLASEHGFQAHVGPMRSKSRGHVRLASPDPAEAPTVRFNYMSHEDDWREMRACVRLTREIFAQPSFQRWRGREIAPGEGVQSDEEIDAFVREHAESAYHPSCTAKMGAEDDPMSVVDAKARVFGVEGLRVVDSSIMPSITTGNLNAPTIMLAEKAADIIRGRPALRADLSGQKRARQLEVAAI; from the coding sequence ATGAGCGAACGTGAATTCGACTACGTCATCGTCGGCGCCGGCTCGGCCGGCTGCGTCCTCGCCAACCGCCTGAGCGAAGACGGCAAGAGCACGGTGCTGGTGCTCGAATACGGCGGTTCGGACCGCTCGGTGCTGATCCAGATGCCGAGCGCGCTGTCGATCCCGATGAACATGAAGAAGTACAACTGGGGCTACACGTCTGAGCCCGAGCCGTATCTGGGCGGCCGGCGCATGAACCTGCCGCGCGGCAAGGTTCTGGGTGGTTCGTCCTCCATCAACGGCATGGTCTATGTGCGTGGCGCGCCGCAGGACTTCGACCGCTGGGAGCGCGAGGGAGCGGCCGGCTGGTCCTACGCCGACGTACTTCCCTACTTCAAGAAGGCTGAGAACCGGGCGACGGGCGGCGACGATTATCGCGGCCACGAAGGCGCGCTGCACACGAGCTACGGCACGATGCAGAACCCGCTCTATCAGGCCTTCGTCGACGCGGCGAAGGAGGCCGGCTACCCGGAGAACCCGGACTACAACGGCGCCACTCAGGAGGGCTTCGGCCGCATGGACATGACCGTCCATCGCGGGCGCCGCTGGTCCACGGCGAACGCCTATCTCAAGCCGGCGATGGATCGGCCGAACCTCGAGGTCGCCACCCAGGCCTTCGTCGAGCGCGTCGTCTTTGAGGGCAGGCGCGCTGTCGGCGTCGCCTATCGCCATGGCGGGCAGGAGGTGATCGTCAAGGCGCGGCGCGAGGTGATCCTTTCGGCCGGATCGATCAACACGCCCAAGCTCTTAAAACTGTCCGGCATCGGCCCGGCGGGCGAACTCGCCAGCCACGGCATCGAGATCGTGGCGGACCGGCCGGGCGTCGGCGAGAACCTGCAGGACCATCTGGAATTCTACTTCCAGGCCGCCTGCAAGGAGCCGATCACGCTGTTCTCGGCCCAGTCCCTCGTGCAGAAGGGGCGTATCGGCGCGCAATGGCTCCTGATGAAGAGCGGGCTCGGCGCGACCAACCATTTCGAGAGCTGCGGCTTCATCAAGTCGCGACCCGATGTCGAGCATGCCGACATCCAGTACCATTTCCTGCCGCTCGCCGTGACCTATGACGGCAAGTCGCTGGCGAGCGAGCACGGCTTCCAGGCGCATGTCGGGCCGATGCGCTCCAAGTCGCGCGGCCATGTGCGCCTCGCCTCGCCCGATCCGGCCGAGGCGCCGACGGTGCGCTTCAACTACATGAGCCACGAGGACGATTGGCGGGAGATGCGCGCCTGCGTGCGGCTGACGCGTGAAATCTTCGCGCAGCCCTCGTTCCAGCGCTGGCGTGGCCGCGAGATCGCGCCGGGCGAGGGCGTGCAGAGCGATGAGGAGATTGACGCCTTCGTGCGCGAGCACGCCGAGAGCGCCTACCACCCCTCCTGCACGGCGAAGATGGGGGCCGAGGACGATCCGATGAGTGTCGTGGACGCAAAAGCCCGCGTGTTCGGTGTCGAGGGGCTTCGCGTCGTCGATTCCTCCATCATGCCGTCGATCACCACGGGCAATCTGAACGCCCCGACGATCATGCTGGCCGAGAAGGCCGCCGACATCATCCGTGGCCGTCCAGCGCTGCGGGCGGATCTTTCCGGGCAAAAGCGCGCTCGGCAGCTGGAGGTCGCCGCCATCTGA
- a CDS encoding GcvT family protein, with protein sequence MAGFPTQAKVVIVGVGGIVGASVAHHLVERGWDDIVGIDASGIPTDVGSTAHASDFCYTTSHDFLSCWTTLYSIDFFEKMGHYARVGGLEVARVGDDARMDEIRRKVASAKAFGTRARLIEPAEIKEKFPLIEEEMVQGGLWDPDAGLVIPRSQTVAGKLVDEAEKSGKLRAFANTAATSLVIEDGRIKGVVTPRGTIMADRVVVCAGIWGRLIAEMAGEDLPVMPVDHPLTFFGPYDEFAGTGKEIGFPLMRDQGNSAYMRDTGDPKTAEGGQIEWGYYEEENPRLCHPRDILSKQEARLSPSQRDLDIEEILAPLERAIELTPILGELGYNESHSFNGLLQVTSDGGPSCGESRKVKGLWYCVAIWVKDGPAYGKLIADWMTDGRTEVDHHAIDVARFYPHQTTEEMIHERCTETAKKIYNPAVHPREPFSLGRNVRRSPFHAREKELGGYFMELGGWERAHGYASNEHLLEKYGDRVPVRENEWDARHFWRVSNAEQLAMSEDAGIINLSHFAMLEVSGPDHVELMEWLCAARIGGDANINKGIYTHFLDDEGMVRADLTVLRFADRVRVVDGADAAPRDFHYIARVAEEKGFDVTLADRTEEIVTVGIWGPNAREKLKTIVEEPDALDAANFAFTALKPVRIAGKDVTAFRISYVGEQGFELHVAYDDAPAVWAALESTGATPVGVETYANSRRLEKSLRLQNADLLTEYNLHEASLARPKVKEADFRGKAKHVEYRARPHQPAMLCTLAMTQNVDSKGVARYPVGILPVMDPKTGETLVDELGRRSFTTSIAYGPSVGKNIALAYLPHGHAEIGKVFEVEYFDERYPVEVAAVGMNALYDPENLKPRS encoded by the coding sequence TTGGCCGGCTTCCCAACCCAAGCGAAGGTCGTCATCGTCGGTGTCGGGGGGATCGTGGGCGCGTCGGTGGCGCACCATCTCGTCGAGCGCGGCTGGGACGATATCGTCGGCATCGACGCCTCCGGCATCCCGACAGACGTCGGCTCCACCGCCCACGCGTCCGACTTCTGCTACACGACCAGCCACGACTTCCTTTCCTGCTGGACGACGCTCTACTCCATCGATTTCTTCGAGAAGATGGGCCATTACGCGCGCGTCGGCGGCCTCGAGGTCGCGCGCGTCGGCGACGATGCCCGCATGGACGAGATCCGCCGCAAGGTCGCTTCGGCCAAGGCCTTCGGCACGCGCGCGCGCCTGATCGAGCCGGCGGAGATCAAGGAGAAGTTCCCGCTCATCGAGGAGGAGATGGTGCAGGGCGGCCTGTGGGACCCCGACGCGGGGCTCGTGATCCCGCGCTCACAGACCGTCGCGGGCAAACTCGTGGACGAGGCGGAGAAGTCCGGCAAGCTGCGCGCCTTCGCCAACACCGCCGCCACTTCGCTCGTCATCGAGGACGGCCGGATCAAGGGGGTCGTTACCCCGCGCGGTACGATCATGGCGGATCGAGTGGTCGTCTGTGCAGGCATCTGGGGCAGGCTGATCGCGGAGATGGCGGGCGAGGACCTTCCGGTTATGCCGGTGGACCACCCGCTGACCTTCTTCGGCCCCTATGACGAATTCGCCGGCACCGGCAAGGAGATCGGCTTCCCGCTGATGCGCGACCAGGGCAACTCGGCCTACATGCGCGACACGGGCGATCCGAAGACCGCCGAGGGCGGGCAGATCGAGTGGGGCTATTACGAGGAGGAGAACCCGCGCCTCTGCCACCCGCGCGACATCCTGTCGAAGCAGGAGGCGCGGCTTTCGCCCTCGCAGCGCGACCTCGACATAGAGGAAATTCTTGCGCCGCTCGAGCGCGCCATCGAGCTGACGCCGATCCTCGGCGAGCTCGGCTACAACGAAAGCCATTCCTTCAACGGCCTGTTGCAGGTGACGAGTGATGGCGGCCCCTCCTGCGGCGAAAGCCGCAAGGTGAAGGGCCTGTGGTACTGCGTCGCCATCTGGGTGAAGGACGGCCCGGCTTACGGCAAGCTCATCGCCGACTGGATGACGGACGGGCGCACCGAAGTCGATCATCACGCCATCGACGTCGCACGTTTCTATCCGCATCAGACCACCGAGGAGATGATCCACGAGCGCTGCACGGAAACGGCCAAGAAGATCTATAATCCGGCCGTGCATCCGCGCGAGCCGTTCTCGCTCGGCCGCAACGTGCGGCGTTCGCCGTTCCATGCGCGCGAGAAGGAGCTCGGCGGCTACTTCATGGAGCTCGGCGGTTGGGAGCGTGCCCATGGCTACGCCTCCAACGAGCATCTTCTGGAGAAGTACGGCGACCGGGTGCCCGTTCGCGAGAACGAATGGGACGCGCGGCATTTCTGGCGCGTCTCCAACGCCGAGCAACTGGCCATGAGTGAAGACGCCGGCATCATCAACCTCTCGCACTTCGCCATGCTGGAGGTCTCCGGTCCAGACCATGTCGAGCTGATGGAATGGCTGTGTGCGGCCAGGATCGGCGGCGACGCCAACATCAACAAAGGCATTTACACCCACTTCCTCGACGACGAGGGCATGGTTCGTGCGGATCTGACGGTGTTGCGTTTTGCGGATCGTGTGCGCGTCGTCGACGGCGCGGACGCGGCCCCGCGTGACTTCCACTACATCGCTCGCGTCGCGGAGGAGAAGGGCTTCGACGTCACTCTTGCGGACCGCACCGAGGAGATCGTCACCGTCGGCATCTGGGGGCCTAACGCGCGCGAAAAGCTCAAGACGATCGTCGAGGAGCCCGACGCGCTGGACGCCGCCAACTTCGCCTTCACCGCGCTCAAGCCCGTTCGCATCGCCGGCAAGGACGTGACGGCCTTCCGCATCTCCTATGTCGGCGAGCAGGGGTTCGAGCTGCATGTCGCCTACGACGACGCGCCTGCGGTCTGGGCGGCGCTGGAATCGACGGGCGCGACACCCGTCGGCGTCGAGACCTATGCGAACTCGCGCCGGCTCGAGAAGAGCCTGCGCCTGCAGAACGCCGACCTTCTGACAGAGTATAATCTCCACGAGGCGAGCCTCGCCCGACCGAAGGTCAAGGAGGCGGATTTCCGCGGCAAGGCCAAGCATGTGGAGTATCGCGCGCGGCCGCACCAGCCGGCGATGCTCTGTACGCTGGCGATGACGCAGAACGTCGATTCGAAGGGTGTAGCACGCTATCCGGTCGGCATCCTGCCAGTGATGGACCCGAAGACCGGCGAAACGCTGGTTGACGAGCTCGGCCGCCGGTCCTTCACGACCTCGATCGCCTATGGCCCGAGCGTCGGCAAGAACATCGCGCTCGCCTACCTGCCGCACGGCCATGCCGAAATCGGCAAGGTTTTCGAGGTCGAGTATTTCGACGAGCGATATCCGGTGGAAGTGGCGGCCGTCGGCATGAACGCCCTCTACGACCCGGAGAATCTTAAGCCACGGAGCTGA
- a CDS encoding SDR family NAD(P)-dependent oxidoreductase, with product MTELAGKRALVTGGSRGIGAAIALALADKGADVAITYERSADRAAEVVRAVEAKGPRAVAIQADSADPDAIKRSVDETVQSLGGLDILVNNAAIAIYTTFADAEVDVIDAMFAVNVRGPILAAKAAIPHLAAGGRVVTIGSGGAERIVGDTGAIYYMTKSALHSFTRGLARELGPRDITVNLVQPGSTDTDMNPADGEFSDFQRSLIPLGRYGMPEDVAAAVAFLASPAARHITGTILTVDGGQLT from the coding sequence ATGACTGAACTGGCAGGCAAGCGCGCTCTCGTCACCGGCGGCTCGCGCGGCATCGGAGCGGCGATCGCTCTCGCTCTCGCGGACAAGGGCGCAGACGTCGCGATCACCTATGAGCGCTCGGCCGATCGAGCGGCCGAGGTGGTGCGAGCCGTAGAGGCGAAGGGCCCTAGGGCCGTCGCAATCCAGGCTGACAGCGCCGATCCGGACGCGATCAAGCGCTCCGTCGACGAGACGGTACAGTCGTTGGGTGGTCTCGATATCCTCGTCAACAACGCCGCGATCGCGATCTATACGACCTTCGCCGATGCGGAGGTTGATGTGATCGACGCCATGTTCGCGGTGAACGTGCGCGGGCCGATTCTGGCGGCCAAGGCTGCGATTCCGCATTTGGCCGCAGGCGGACGCGTCGTGACGATCGGCTCGGGCGGAGCCGAGCGCATCGTCGGCGACACGGGCGCGATCTACTACATGACGAAGTCCGCGCTGCATTCGTTCACGCGCGGCCTTGCCCGTGAACTCGGCCCCCGCGACATCACCGTCAACCTCGTGCAGCCGGGATCGACGGATACGGACATGAACCCGGCCGATGGCGAGTTCTCCGACTTCCAGCGCAGTCTCATCCCGCTCGGCCGATACGGCATGCCCGAAGACGTCGCGGCTGCGGTCGCGTTCCTGGCGAGCCCGGCGGCTCGCCATATTACCGGCACCATTCTCACGGTCGACGGTGGTCAGCTGACCTAG